Proteins from a genomic interval of Diospyros lotus cultivar Yz01 chromosome 6, ASM1463336v1, whole genome shotgun sequence:
- the LOC127804662 gene encoding uncharacterized protein LOC127804662, which yields MEHEGSEMDYTFDDDSCEMITWGEFCVTDSDDGSFSRESEPHRDGVECTESSDMENDGGLDVGNEMECSDGGSSLSEKVNWEKLRLTDSDGEDSSEKVDWEKLCLTDSDREGSSSENKPLKNGKEERFQVRSPTYQKQRSDVFRMPMHIKRKEDLEVKDVVKEHALPFLPAKSLMRFKAVSKDWDSWISSPFLAHKQSYLFQDVSGFFCQLDNSDPIFMALDQSAYGVPSPHLGFLPESVLIRSSCNGLLLCQGCFGENVYYICNPATKEWKMLPQPSFYHGSAPAIVLAFEPSVLNIAAHFEVICAFTLMDVPLVCFEIYSSETKSWRCPAENVVELGNSALKGGFYMNRVTYWETTSGNILAFDMKNEVCGTLPLPPGSNAVEGVLTQMRGELCYIQAQYQNRGIYSIGIHGGMDMSLKQSIVLGLEHPDMVTRTCRVLPCVDSDTLMILVGSVVYSYNVRDQKAKVVSREGHFRARYLPYVNSLVSVAPE from the exons ATGGAGCACGAGGGCAGTGAAATGGACTACACTTTCGATGATGACTCCTGTGAGATGATTACTTGGGGTGAGTTCTGCGTGACTGATTCTGATGACGGAAGCTTTTCTAGAGAAAGTGAACCTCACAGGGATGGAGTCGAGTGTACAGAGTCTTCAGACATGGAGAATGATGGCGGGTTGGACGTG GGCAATGAAATGGAATGCAGCGATGGTGGCTCCTCTTTGTCTGAGAAGGTTAACTGGGAGAAGCTCCGCCTGACTGATTCTGATGGAGAAGACTCTTCTGAGAAGGTTGATTGGGAAAAGTTGTGTTTAACTGATTCTGATCGAGAAGGCTCTTCCTCAGAAAATAAACCTTTGAAGAATGGAAAG GAGGAAAGATTCCAAGTTAGGTCTCCTACTTATCAGAAACAAAGGTCAGACGTGTTCAGAATGCCCATGCATATCAAGCGTAAGGAGGACTTGGAAGTTAAAGATGTGGTGAAGGAGCATGCCCTTCCTTTCCTTCCTGCCAAATCACTCATGCGGTTCAAAGCCGTCTCCAAGGACTGGGATAGCTGGATCAGTAGTCCCTTCTTAGCACACAAGCAAAGCTATCTCTTTCAAGATGTGTCTGGGTTCTTTTGTCAGCTTGATAACTCAGATCCCATTTTCATGGCACTTGATCAATCTGCTTATGGGGTTCCTAGCCCTCACCTTGGTTTCTTGCCAGAATCCGTCTTGATCAGAAGCTCCTGCAATGGCCTGCTTCTATGCCAAGGCTGTTTTGGAGAAAATGTATACTATATCTGCAACCCTGCAACCAAGGAATGGAAAATGCTTCCTCAGCCAAGCTTTTACCATGGATCTGCACCAGCTATAGTGCTTGCCTTTGAACCTTCAGTGCTCAACATTGCAGCACATTTTGAGGTTATATGTGCCTTCACTTTAATGGACGTGCCCTtagtttgttttgaaatttactCTTCAGAGACAAAATCTTGGAGATGCCCTGCAGAAAATGTTGTCGAGCTGGGAAATTCAGCTTTGAAAGGCGGTTTCTACATGAACAGAGTAACTTACTGGGAAACAACATCAGGTAACATACTGGCCTTTGATATGAAAAATGAAGTTTGTGGGACTCTGCCTCTTCCTCCAGGCAGCAATGCAGTAGAAGGTGTTCTAACTCAAATGCGAGGCGAGTTGTGTTACATCCAGGCACAGTATCAAAATAGAGGCATCTACAGCATTGGCATCCATGGAGGAATGGACATGAGCCTGAAGCAGAGCATCGTTCTCGGCCTTGAACATCCTGACATGGTGACTCGAACCTGCCGGGTTTTGCCCTGTGTTGACAGTGACACTTTGATGATTTTAGTCGGCAGTGTCGTATACTCATACAATGTGAGAGATCAAAAGGCTAAGGTTGTTAGCAGGGAAGGACATTTCAGAGCAAGGTACCTGCCATACGTGAACAGCCTCGTATCTGTGGCGCCCGAATGA